Proteins encoded by one window of Halichondria panicea chromosome 8, odHalPani1.1, whole genome shotgun sequence:
- the LOC135340299 gene encoding calpain-9-like, with product MSSKGITLRVNVPGKGAAQSPTSHLGIRVPAQDYEKSRRQALANDTLFEDPYFPADESSLFFSQKLPFKPEWKRPGDICKDPQLFYGGANRFDVKQGMLGDCWLVSAIASITQDSLLLKKVVSIEQGWGYGYAGIFHFKFWHFGEWVDIVVDDRLPTHNGKLIFIHSEDDNEFWSALLEKAYAKLYGGYEALKGGKTSEAMVDFTGGVVESIELAKAEPDLFNKILKNSRRSSLMSCSIRISSRDEVEAKLDSGLIKGHAYSVTGANLLPVRGKEVKLIRIRNPWGQKEWNGDWSDKSSIWKNVPEEKRRQLDQNNKDDGEFWMSFDDFCKHFTDFEVCNVTIDALYEDENTKSWNSLIQSGSWLGPKAGGCRNFPTFTNNPQFQIYLDEDDDGDGKCSCLIALMQKNRRKQRKMGVQDLCIGFTIYKAPEEATTSVDKQYVDYHLSTGTSGSFTNAREVQNRFDLDPGCYIIIPCSFNPGEEGDFLLRIFTEKSSEKKPKDAHGVVVQDGVRNGKVMSMFSKLAGSDGAIDSEELQDMLTAYFSKAMSSGSAFSLDACRSMIAMLDEDGNGTLNYAEFENLLVIIANWKKMFFKFDKNRSGTLERQEVYSAVMSLGYEISRNTMLVLFNRFARKRKHMHLDDFASCLSRVKIMDDTFKKRSNGGRVTMNKDEFFNVTLGI from the exons ATGTCTAGCAAAGGAATAACTCTGAGAGTCAATGTTCCTGGAAAAGGAGCTGCA CAATCCCCTACCAGCCATCTCGGAATTAGGGTCCCTGCTCAGGACTACGAGAAGTCAAGGAGACAAGCCCTAGCCAACGACACTCTGTTTGAAGATCCCTACTTCCCTGCAGACGAATCCTCTCTCTTCTTCAGTCAGAAACTGCCTTTCAAGCCTGAGTGGAAGAGGCCCGGG GATATTTGCAAGGACCCTCAGTTGTTCTATGGTGGTGCTAACAGGTTCGATGTGAAGCAGGGCATGCTTGGAGACTGCTGGCTAGTGTCAGCCATTGCCTCTATCACTCAAGACTCTCTCCTACTCAAAAAG GTGGTCTCCATTGAGCAAGGCTGGGGCTATGGTTATGCTGGCATCTTCCATTTCAAGTTCTGGCATTTTGGAGAATGGGTGGACATTGTTGTCGACGATCGTCTGCCTACACACAACGGGAAATTGATCTTTATTCATTCTGAAGATGACAATGAGTTCTGGAGTGCTCTTCTGGAGAAAGCCTATGCCAA GCTGTATGGAGGGTATGAGGCCCTGAAGGGAGGCAAGACGTCTGAAGCCATGGTGGACTTCACTGGGGGAGTGGTAGAGTCCATTGAGCTGGCCAAGGCTGAACCTGATCTCTTCAACAAGATTCTTAAGAACTCACGGCGATCCTCTCTCATGAGTTGCTCCATCAG GATTAGCAGCAGAGATGAGGTAGAAGCGAAACTTGACAGTGGGCTTATCAAGGGCCACGCCTATTCAGTTACTGGAGCGAACCTGCTCCCTGTGAGGGGCAAGGAAGTCAAGCTCATCCGGATCCGGAACCCGTGGGGGCAAAAGGAATGGAATGGAGATTGGAGCGACAA GAGCTCCATTTGGAAGAACGTGCCTGAGGAGAAGCGTCGCCAACTGGACCAGAACAATAAGGATGATGGAGAGTTCTGGATGTCTTTTGACGACTTTTGCAAGCACTTCACCGACTTTGAAGTATGCAATGTCACCATTGATGCTCTCTATGAAGATGAAAACA CAAAGAGTTGGAACTCTCTGATCCAATCCGGCAGTTGGCTTGGTCCCAAGGCTGGAGGATGTCGTAACTTTCCCACCTTCACCAACAACCCCCAGTTCCAGATATACCTGGACGAGGATGACGATGGTGACGGCAAGTGCTCTTGTCTCATTGCCCTCATGCAGAAGAACCGACGCAAGCAGAGGAAGATGGGTGTGCAGGATCTTTGCATCGGTTTCACCATCTATAAG GCCCCTGAAGAGGCCACCACTTCTGTGGACAAGCAATATGTGGACTACCACTTGAGTACTGGGACCTCTGGCAGCTTCACTAACGCTCGTGAGGTTCAGAATCGGTTTGATCTGGACCCAGGTTGTTACATAATCATTCCATGTTCTTTCAATCCGGGTGAGGAGGGAGACTTTCTCCTCAGGATCTTCACTGAGAAATCATCTGAGAAAAA GCCCAAGGACGCACACGGTGTGGTGGTTCAAGACGGTGTACGTAATGGAAAGGTGATGAGCATGTTTTCTAAGCTAGCTGGATCTGATGGAGCGATAGACTCAGAGGAGCTGCAGGACATGCTCACAGCCTACTTTTCTAAGG CCATGTCCAGTGGGTCTGCTTTCTCTCTGGATGCTTGCAGATCCATGATCGCTATGCTCGAT GAGGATGGCAACGGCACTCTTAACTATGCGGAGTTTGAGAATCTGTTAGTCATCATTGCTAACTGGAAG AAAATGTTCTTCAAATTTGATAAGAATCGCTCTGGTACCCTGGAGAGACAAGAGGTGTACAGTGCCGTCATGAGCCTTG GCTATGAGATCTCCCGTAATACCATGTTGGTGCTATTCAACAGGTTTGCCAGGAAGAGGAAGCACATGCACTTAGACGACTTTGCCTCCTGTCTCTCACGAGTCAAAATCATGGATG ATACCTTCAAGAAGAGGAGCAATGGTGGACGGGTCACTATGAATAAGGATGAG TTCTTTAACGTCACCTTGGGTATCTGA
- the LOC135340289 gene encoding kelch domain-containing protein 2-like — translation MAALIEPSPRYCQFSTVAGGRHYLWKGDGSNIIALCDPSTELWSLLHTTGPLPPGEYGGCSVCVGRYLYTFGGREGSSFYNDMGKLDLDTFQSTKVQSSGIQPMKKQGCGLVCVNERTLCCFGGEGIEGPTQPGSTFTSGWTNELHFFDTQKGVWSSPKLRGERPPPCSDFTFTMVDQRRAVLFGGWQPGRGNRVNDVYLFDFRTMEVTKVKPAQGEPRPVERRHHAACCLNYGQDYPHLLVYGGVGKDLKTLGDMWTLNVDTGKWTEVTPPESKTPRYWHSITATSLGPGLTEVLVFGGKQTLLLFDQPIAETTILRFELTGPSAGKWAIVDVAHNDTRGSAQRLSEKRIRQATARASSVRQ, via the exons ATGGCTGCTCTCATTGAACCATCACCTCGTTACTGTCAATTCTCTACTGTGGCTGGTGGACGCCATTACCTATGGAAGGGAGATGGGTCTAACATCATTGCTCTGTGTGATCCAAGCACTGAGCTGTGGAGCCTCTTGCACACCACTGGACCTCTACCTCCTGGAGAGTATGGTGgttgctctgtttgtgtaggtcgATACCTGTACACTTTTGGTGGTCGTGAAGGGTCTTCTTTTTACAATGACATGGGCAAGCTTGATCTGGACACTTTTCAGTCAACCAAAGTTCAATCCTCTGGTATTCAGCCTATGAAAAAACAAGGCTGTGGACTTGTCTGTGTGAACGAGAGAACTCTGTGCTGCTTTGGAGGAGAAGGTATTGAGGGCCCCACACAACCAGGATCAACATTCACCAGTGGATGGACAAACGAGTTGCATTTCTTTGACACACAAAAGG gtgtctggtcgtcccctaagctcagaggagagagacctcctccCTGTAGTGACTTCACCTTCACCATGGTGGATCAGCGCAGGGCAGTCCTGTTTGGAGGGTGGCAACCTGGCCGTGGTAATAGGGTCAATGATGTCTACCTATTTGATTTCAGGACCATG gaggtcacTAAGGTGAAGCCAGCACAGGGAGAGCCACGGCCAGTGGAGAGGAGACACcatgctgcctgttgtctcaactatggCCAGGACTACCCTCATTTATTGGTGTACGGAGGAGTGGGTAAAGACCTCAAGACACTGGGGGACATGTGGACACTTAATGTTGACACCGGCAAGTGGACAGAG gtgacacctcctgagtCAAAAACACCACGTTACTGGcactccatcactgccaccagCTTGGGACCAGGACTCACTGAGGTCCTCGTGTTTGGAGGCAAGCAGACACTGTTGCTATTTGATCAACCTATTGCTGAGACCACCATACTGAGATTTG AGTTGACTGGACCCTCGGCTGGGAAGTGGGCTATCGTGGATGTGGCCCACAACGACACTAGAGGTTCTGCCCAGCGACTGAGCGAGAAGAGGATCAGACAAGCAACTGCTCGTGCCTCATCAGTACGTCAGTGA
- the LOC135340276 gene encoding myotubularin-related protein 4-like isoform X2 encodes MTFALPRSFFSRMTSSSAAVVPDPDEGSFSHVLNRDLYKHRDKIVDDDSLKDQEPFPLLSGESIEYIACSHDDHVIAISNYRLFATLANGFYIVPLGLIECLEMQASKDSFSVVCKDARAFRLLFSSVLKCRSWFDRLQECKRLAHKDVKNVFAFIYRAYRKDQKLSRPWGESGDSGVANVTEPAESCEAGDMCEAGGVGGLLSLQSDSSSWRDEVMTSDYRRMGMCQAANGNETRAWRISECNDKYGVCLTYPKLLLVPGMISDEDLTTAAKFRMSGRLPVISWRHQSNGCVIARSSQPLVGVLGWRSPSDEKLLLAISQSCSLSISQSTDTVLENGYANGVSKSVSEESVDFMTESDEEGIPHFESEQQLEGLHKMMVFDLRSYTAALGNRAKGGGCECTDYYPNCEIFYKGLPNIHTVRKSFQQLRTTLISEDQTNYLSSMEGTQWLSYLCQLLSVASDVVGVVNNDHSPSPILVHCSDGWDRTTQIITLAEILLDPYYRTIKGFRVLVEREWVGFGHRFSDRCGHVTEDSNARSPIFLQWLDCVYQLLRQCPTDFQFNQSFLVKLGVHCFSCLYGTFLCNSMKEREEDRVGEDTYPVWSLLHEGNTEILNYLYKPGKSVLCPVTNIKHIALWTELYLSPCLVGYGTRRTLVYAPSPCVTRPQLIKRPTSQQTPSLGTPDNLSAEEGSRSTSGSIDSEGTSEVLESKPKPDLVIMEPESRTNPLQTQNTTNETSKETFPRSLPPEHVDVHPLSPTPGNQSPTPSNQTIVTETLITLDNQECGDSHEVLHGTHFDAIKNETGPKAIGNGHISPKDEETGSAKSSNSLSSTTSSLNSSKLSSSTPQNGLTLHSLSKACNGGMLLEAMDDLSPHVTQVNNVHTHPIRIAVSSKLGVDGLPLLAGDAQHRLRELVTEPQREVQRLRAHLKEIQLLVHKQGVAGGGVNLVEGAGGSGVSIEDQIASALDDQSPTSLSSWDCVDREEGVGVRWVPDHAVSHCQACGVEFWTGLRKHHCRSCGGVFCGSCSNFFCPVPHEQLFEETRVCEKCFYKLDGHLISRDCISVPPS; translated from the exons ATGACTTTCGCATTACCTAGGAGCTTT TTTTCCCGGATGACGTCATCGTCTGCGGCTGTCGTTCCTGATCCGGATGAGGGCAGCTTCTCCCATGTGCTCAACAGGGACCTCTACAAACACAGAGACAAGATTGTCG ATGATGACAGTCTCAAAGACCAGGAACCCTTTCCCTTGCTCAGTGGAGAGAGCATTGAGTACATAGCGTGCTCCCATGACGACCATGTCATTGCTATCTCCAACTACAGGCTGTTTGCAACATTGGCTAATGGATTTTACATT GTGCCACTGGGGCTGATCGAGTGTCTAGAGATGCAGGCATCCAAAGATTCTTTCAGTGTAGTCTGCAAAGACGCTAGGGCATTCAG gctGCTCTTTTCCTCGGTGCTCAAGTGTCGGTCGTGGTTTGACCGCCTCCAAGAGTGCAAGAGATTAGCACACAAAGATGTCAAGAATGTGTTTGCGTTCATTTATCGAGCTTATCGCAAAGACCAGAAACTGTCTAGACCATGGGGTGAAAGTGGGGACAGTGGGGTAGCAAATGTAACTGAGCCTGCTGAGAGTTGTGAGGCTGGTGACATGTGTGAGGctggtggagtgggtggactGCTGTCTTTACAGA GTGATAGCTCCAGCTGGAGGGATGAGGTGATGACATCAGACTATCGGAGGATGGGAATGTGCCAGGCAGCAAATGGGAACGAGACCAGAGCGTGGAGAATCAGTGAATGCAATGACAAATATGG AGTGTGTCTGACGTACCCGAAGCTGCTGCTGGTGCCGGGGATGATTAGTGATGAGGACCTGACCACGGCCGCCAAGTTCAGGATGTCCGGCCGACTCCCTGTCATCTCGTggag ACACCAGAGCAATGGGTGTGTAATCGCCCGGTCTAGTCAGCCGCTGGTCGGGGTGCTAGGCTGGAGAAGCCCTTCTGACGAGAAACTCCTCTTAGCCATCTCCCAATCTTGCTCTCTCTCTATATCTCAATCAACAGACACTGTATTAGAAAATGGGTACGCTAATGGAGTGAGTAAAAGTGTCTCCGAAGAATCGGTGGATTTTATGACTGAGTCTGACGAGGAGGGGATTCCCCATTTCGAGTCTGAGCAGCAGTTGGAGGGTTTACACAAGATGATGGTGTTTGATCTACGCTCGTACACGGCGGCTCTCGGGAACAGGGCAAAGGGCGGAGGGTGTGAGTGCAccg ATTATTACCCTAACTGTGAAATATTCTACAAGGGTCTGCCCAACATCCACACTGTCAGGAAGAGTTTCCAGCAGCTGAGGACCACCCTCATCTCCGAAGACCAGACTAA CTATCTGTCTAGTATGGAGGGCACGCAATGGCTGTCCTATCTCTGTCAACTGCTGAGTGTGGCCTCTgatgtggtgggtgtggtcaacaatgaccactccccctctcccatcctggtccactgctctgatgggtGGGACCGTACTACCCAGATCATCACACTGGCAGAGATCCTGCTTGATCCTTATTACAGAACTATCAAG GGTTTCCGAGTGCTTGTTGAGCGTGAGTGGGTGGGATTTGGTCATCGCTTCTCAGATCGATGTGGTCATGTGACCGAGGACAGCAACGCTCGTAGCCCCATCTTCCTCCAGTGGCTGGACTGTGTCTATCAGCTACTCAGGCAGTGCCCTACCGACTTCCAGTTCAACCAGAGCTTCCTG GTGAAGCTTGGAGTGCACTGTTTCTCCTGCCTCTACGGTACGTTCCTGTGTAACAGTATGAAAGAGAGAGAAGAGGATCGAGTGGGGGAGGATACATACCCTGTGTGGAGTCTACTGCACGAGGGGAACACTGAGATACTGAACTACCTCTACAAGCCTGGCAAGAGTGTGTTGTGCCCTGTGACTAACATCAAGCATATTGCGCTCTGGACGGAACTGTACCTCAGTCCGTGTCTAGTGGGATATGGTACTCGACGGACCCTAG tgtacgcTCCCAGCccctgtgtcactcgaccgcaGCTCATAAAGAGACCCACATCACAACAGACTCCATCTCTTGGCACTCCGGACAACCTCTCCGCTGAAGAAGGGAGTAGATCAACGTCAGGCTCGATTGATTC agaaggaACTTCCGAAGTACTGGAGTCAAAACCCAAACCTGATTTGGTGATAATGGAACCAGAATCTCGTACAAACCCTTTACAGACGCAAAATACCACAAATGAGACATCAAAGGAAACCTTTCCTCGATCATTGCCACCTGAACATGTAGATGTCCATCCCCTATCACCCACGCCTGGCAACCAGTCACCCACACCTAGCAACCAGACCATTGTTACAGAAACCTTAATCACGCTGGACAACCAAGAATGTGGGGATAGTCATGAGGTCCTGCATGGCACGCACTTTGATGCAATAAAGAACGAAACTGGTCCAAAAGCTATTGGAAACGGTCATATTTCACCTAAAGATGAGGAAACCGGCTCAGCAAAATCATCAAACAGTCTCAGCTCCACAACATCCTCTTTGAATTCATCGAAACTGTCTTCTTCAACCCCTCAAAATGGCCTAACCTTACATTCCCTCAGCAAAGCCTGTAATGGTGGGATGCTATTAGAAGCCATGGATGATCTCTCACCCCATGTAACTCAAGTCAACaatgtccacacacacccGATCAGAATTGCCGTTAGCTCAAAACTGGGAGTGGACGGACTGCCCTTATTAGCGGGTGATGCTCAACATCGCCTGAGGGAGTTAGTGACCGAGCCGCAAAGAGAAGTGCAGAGACTGCGTGCTCATTTGAAGGAGATCCAGCTGCTCGTACACAAGCAGGGCGTGGCCGGTGGAGGTGTGAACctagtggagggggcgggtGGTAGTGGTGTGAGTATTGAGGACCAGATTGCCAGTGCACTGGATGATCAG tctcCAACGAGTCTGAGCAGCTGGGACTGTGTGGATCGTGAggagggtgtgggtgtgaggtggGTTCCGGATCATGCCGTCTCCCACTGTCAGGCCTGTGGGGTGGAGTTTTGGACAGGGCTTAGGAAGCACCACTGCAG GAGTTGTGGTGGCGTTTTTTGTGGAAGTTGTTCCAATTTCTTCTGCCCTGTGCCTCATGAGCAGCTGTTTGAAGAGACTAGAGTTTGTGAAAAATGTTTTTACAAATTGGATGGTCATCTTATATCAAGAGACTGCATTTCAGTCCCACCATCTTAA
- the LOC135340297 gene encoding vacuolar protein sorting-associated protein 29-like: MASDVTAAKLKTRDFSRHKARMVLVLIIGDFHIPHRANAIPQQFKKLLVPGKIQHILCTGNLCSKETLDYLKTLASDVHVTRGDFDEISTLPEQKVLTVGQFRIGLTHGHQVVPWGDIESLGIVQRQLDVDILISGHTHKFEAVESEGKFFVNPGSATGAYNALDIDVVPSFLLMDIQGPNMVLYVYQLQKDVKVQKIEYKKK, encoded by the exons ATGGCAAGTGACGTCACTGCTGCTAAGTTAAAAACACGTGACTTTAGTAGACACAAAGCAAGGATGGTG CTGGTACTGATCATAGGAGACTTCCACATACCTCACAGAGCCAATGCCATACCGCAGCAGTTCAAAAAACTACTA GTCCCTGGCAAGATCCAGCACATCCTATGCACTGGTAACTTGTGCTCCAAAGAGACCTTGGACTACCTCAAGACACTAGCCAGCGATGTCCACGTCACCAGGGGGGACTTCGATGAG ATCTCCACTCTGCCTGAACAGAAGGTGTTGACGGTGGGTCAGTTTCGTATTGGTCTTACTCACGGCCACCAAGTGGTGCCATGGGGAGACATTGAGAGCTTAGGAATC GTTCAAAGACAGTTGGACGTTGACATCTTAATATCAGGTCATACACACAAG TTTGAGGCAGTTGAAAGTGAAGGCAAATTTTTTGTGAACCCTGGATCAGCAACTGGTGCCTACAATGCACTAGACAT AGATGTGGTACCCTCGTTTCTCCTGATGGACATTCAAGGTCCCAACATGGTGCTCTATGTGTATCAGCTGCAAAAGGACGTCAAAGTACAAAAGATTGAGTACAAAAAGAAGTAG
- the LOC135340276 gene encoding myotubularin-related protein 3-like isoform X1 gives MTFALPRSFFSRMTSSSAAVVPDPDEGSFSHVLNRDLYKHRDKIVDDDSLKDQEPFPLLSGESIEYIACSHDDHVIAISNYRLFATLANGFYIVPLGLIECLEMQASKDSFSVVCKDARAFRLLFSSVLKCRSWFDRLQECKRLAHKDVKNVFAFIYRAYRKDQKLSRPWGESGDSGVANVTEPAESCEAGDMCEAGGVGGLLSLQSDSSSWRDEVMTSDYRRMGMCQAANGNETRAWRISECNDKYGVCLTYPKLLLVPGMISDEDLTTAAKFRMSGRLPVISWRHQSNGCVIARSSQPLVGVLGWRSPSDEKLLLAISQSCSLSISQSTDTVLENGYANGVSKSVSEESVDFMTESDEEGIPHFESEQQLEGLHKMMVFDLRSYTAALGNRAKGGGCECTDYYPNCEIFYKGLPNIHTVRKSFQQLRTTLISEDQTNYLSSMEGTQWLSYLCQLLSVASDVVGVVNNDHSPSPILVHCSDGWDRTTQIITLAEILLDPYYRTIKGFRVLVEREWVGFGHRFSDRCGHVTEDSNARSPIFLQWLDCVYQLLRQCPTDFQFNQSFLVKLGVHCFSCLYGTFLCNSMKEREEDRVGEDTYPVWSLLHEGNTEILNYLYKPGKSVLCPVTNIKHIALWTELYLSPCLVGYGTRRTLVYAPSPCVTRPQLIKRPTSQQTPSLGTPDNLSAEEGSRSTSGSIDSEQLVETLKSEPKLVPLIPECESEQLHVHVEGTSEVLESKPKPDLVIMEPESRTNPLQTQNTTNETSKETFPRSLPPEHVDVHPLSPTPGNQSPTPSNQTIVTETLITLDNQECGDSHEVLHGTHFDAIKNETGPKAIGNGHISPKDEETGSAKSSNSLSSTTSSLNSSKLSSSTPQNGLTLHSLSKACNGGMLLEAMDDLSPHVTQVNNVHTHPIRIAVSSKLGVDGLPLLAGDAQHRLRELVTEPQREVQRLRAHLKEIQLLVHKQGVAGGGVNLVEGAGGSGVSIEDQIASALDDQSPTSLSSWDCVDREEGVGVRWVPDHAVSHCQACGVEFWTGLRKHHCRSCGGVFCGSCSNFFCPVPHEQLFEETRVCEKCFYKLDGHLISRDCISVPPS, from the exons ATGACTTTCGCATTACCTAGGAGCTTT TTTTCCCGGATGACGTCATCGTCTGCGGCTGTCGTTCCTGATCCGGATGAGGGCAGCTTCTCCCATGTGCTCAACAGGGACCTCTACAAACACAGAGACAAGATTGTCG ATGATGACAGTCTCAAAGACCAGGAACCCTTTCCCTTGCTCAGTGGAGAGAGCATTGAGTACATAGCGTGCTCCCATGACGACCATGTCATTGCTATCTCCAACTACAGGCTGTTTGCAACATTGGCTAATGGATTTTACATT GTGCCACTGGGGCTGATCGAGTGTCTAGAGATGCAGGCATCCAAAGATTCTTTCAGTGTAGTCTGCAAAGACGCTAGGGCATTCAG gctGCTCTTTTCCTCGGTGCTCAAGTGTCGGTCGTGGTTTGACCGCCTCCAAGAGTGCAAGAGATTAGCACACAAAGATGTCAAGAATGTGTTTGCGTTCATTTATCGAGCTTATCGCAAAGACCAGAAACTGTCTAGACCATGGGGTGAAAGTGGGGACAGTGGGGTAGCAAATGTAACTGAGCCTGCTGAGAGTTGTGAGGCTGGTGACATGTGTGAGGctggtggagtgggtggactGCTGTCTTTACAGA GTGATAGCTCCAGCTGGAGGGATGAGGTGATGACATCAGACTATCGGAGGATGGGAATGTGCCAGGCAGCAAATGGGAACGAGACCAGAGCGTGGAGAATCAGTGAATGCAATGACAAATATGG AGTGTGTCTGACGTACCCGAAGCTGCTGCTGGTGCCGGGGATGATTAGTGATGAGGACCTGACCACGGCCGCCAAGTTCAGGATGTCCGGCCGACTCCCTGTCATCTCGTggag ACACCAGAGCAATGGGTGTGTAATCGCCCGGTCTAGTCAGCCGCTGGTCGGGGTGCTAGGCTGGAGAAGCCCTTCTGACGAGAAACTCCTCTTAGCCATCTCCCAATCTTGCTCTCTCTCTATATCTCAATCAACAGACACTGTATTAGAAAATGGGTACGCTAATGGAGTGAGTAAAAGTGTCTCCGAAGAATCGGTGGATTTTATGACTGAGTCTGACGAGGAGGGGATTCCCCATTTCGAGTCTGAGCAGCAGTTGGAGGGTTTACACAAGATGATGGTGTTTGATCTACGCTCGTACACGGCGGCTCTCGGGAACAGGGCAAAGGGCGGAGGGTGTGAGTGCAccg ATTATTACCCTAACTGTGAAATATTCTACAAGGGTCTGCCCAACATCCACACTGTCAGGAAGAGTTTCCAGCAGCTGAGGACCACCCTCATCTCCGAAGACCAGACTAA CTATCTGTCTAGTATGGAGGGCACGCAATGGCTGTCCTATCTCTGTCAACTGCTGAGTGTGGCCTCTgatgtggtgggtgtggtcaacaatgaccactccccctctcccatcctggtccactgctctgatgggtGGGACCGTACTACCCAGATCATCACACTGGCAGAGATCCTGCTTGATCCTTATTACAGAACTATCAAG GGTTTCCGAGTGCTTGTTGAGCGTGAGTGGGTGGGATTTGGTCATCGCTTCTCAGATCGATGTGGTCATGTGACCGAGGACAGCAACGCTCGTAGCCCCATCTTCCTCCAGTGGCTGGACTGTGTCTATCAGCTACTCAGGCAGTGCCCTACCGACTTCCAGTTCAACCAGAGCTTCCTG GTGAAGCTTGGAGTGCACTGTTTCTCCTGCCTCTACGGTACGTTCCTGTGTAACAGTATGAAAGAGAGAGAAGAGGATCGAGTGGGGGAGGATACATACCCTGTGTGGAGTCTACTGCACGAGGGGAACACTGAGATACTGAACTACCTCTACAAGCCTGGCAAGAGTGTGTTGTGCCCTGTGACTAACATCAAGCATATTGCGCTCTGGACGGAACTGTACCTCAGTCCGTGTCTAGTGGGATATGGTACTCGACGGACCCTAG tgtacgcTCCCAGCccctgtgtcactcgaccgcaGCTCATAAAGAGACCCACATCACAACAGACTCCATCTCTTGGCACTCCGGACAACCTCTCCGCTGAAGAAGGGAGTAGATCAACGTCAGGCTCGATTGATTCAGAACAGTTGGTTGAGACATTGAAATCGGAACCTAAATTGGTGCCTCTGATACCAGAATGCGAATCTgagcaactacatgtacatgtagaaggaACTTCCGAAGTACTGGAGTCAAAACCCAAACCTGATTTGGTGATAATGGAACCAGAATCTCGTACAAACCCTTTACAGACGCAAAATACCACAAATGAGACATCAAAGGAAACCTTTCCTCGATCATTGCCACCTGAACATGTAGATGTCCATCCCCTATCACCCACGCCTGGCAACCAGTCACCCACACCTAGCAACCAGACCATTGTTACAGAAACCTTAATCACGCTGGACAACCAAGAATGTGGGGATAGTCATGAGGTCCTGCATGGCACGCACTTTGATGCAATAAAGAACGAAACTGGTCCAAAAGCTATTGGAAACGGTCATATTTCACCTAAAGATGAGGAAACCGGCTCAGCAAAATCATCAAACAGTCTCAGCTCCACAACATCCTCTTTGAATTCATCGAAACTGTCTTCTTCAACCCCTCAAAATGGCCTAACCTTACATTCCCTCAGCAAAGCCTGTAATGGTGGGATGCTATTAGAAGCCATGGATGATCTCTCACCCCATGTAACTCAAGTCAACaatgtccacacacacccGATCAGAATTGCCGTTAGCTCAAAACTGGGAGTGGACGGACTGCCCTTATTAGCGGGTGATGCTCAACATCGCCTGAGGGAGTTAGTGACCGAGCCGCAAAGAGAAGTGCAGAGACTGCGTGCTCATTTGAAGGAGATCCAGCTGCTCGTACACAAGCAGGGCGTGGCCGGTGGAGGTGTGAACctagtggagggggcgggtGGTAGTGGTGTGAGTATTGAGGACCAGATTGCCAGTGCACTGGATGATCAG tctcCAACGAGTCTGAGCAGCTGGGACTGTGTGGATCGTGAggagggtgtgggtgtgaggtggGTTCCGGATCATGCCGTCTCCCACTGTCAGGCCTGTGGGGTGGAGTTTTGGACAGGGCTTAGGAAGCACCACTGCAG GAGTTGTGGTGGCGTTTTTTGTGGAAGTTGTTCCAATTTCTTCTGCCCTGTGCCTCATGAGCAGCTGTTTGAAGAGACTAGAGTTTGTGAAAAATGTTTTTACAAATTGGATGGTCATCTTATATCAAGAGACTGCATTTCAGTCCCACCATCTTAA
- the LOC135340298 gene encoding intraflagellar transport protein 22 homolog codes for MRICWQQAYSMLRTKILMVGPPESGKSMIANYLGDATESSGGEYNPTQGVRIMEFEWDLGEDPKTGNPLRADVELWDCGGRKEFESCWPAFSKDAGGVMMVYNPDKAQQHLTELEKWYTYFVAGQKLDNSQCVLFAHRKPNAPAGSEEPPPAGQLSEVHCVFTDLEEEPEGIREEFTKLLFGLFCHHRDRQDQEEMRIVGNT; via the exons ATGCGCATATGCTGGCAGCAGGCCTATAGCATGTTAAGAACCAAGATCTTGATGGTTGGACCTCCTGAA AGTGGTAAAAGCATGATAGCTAACTACCTTGGTGATGCGACCGAAAGCTCTGGTGGGGAGTACAACCCGACACAAGGGGTGCGAATCATGGAATTCGAGTGGGACTTGGGAGAGGACCCAAAGACAGGCAACCCTCTACGAGCTGACGTCGAGCTATGGGACTGCGGAGGCAGAAAAGA GTTTGAGAGCTGTTGGCCAGCCTTCTCTAAAGACGCCGGTGGAGTGATGATGGTCTATAATCCTGACAAGGCTCAGCAGCACCTGACCGAGTTAGAGAAATG GTATACGTACTTTGTTGCTGGGCAGAAGCTGGACAATAGTCAGTGTGTATTGTTTGCACACCGCAAACCTAATGCACCAGCAGGGAGTGAGGAACCACCACCAG CTGGTCAACTGAGTGAGGTTCACTGTGTGTTCACTGACCTTGAGGAGGAGCCTGAGGGAATACGTGAGGAGTTCACCAAACTGCTATTCGGTTTATTCTGTCATCACAGGGACAGACAAGACCAGGAGGAAATGCGTATTGTAGGCAACACTTGA